From the genome of Bosea sp. Tri-49, one region includes:
- a CDS encoding leucyl aminopeptidase: MSQRLKLEVKALNAIAGGDLVILVSDRLAPPKAAEDWIGAGAHALIARAAAAERFKGKALSGSTLLAPDGAGYERLILVGTGPAADRDKLDFAALGGAIAGRLGHGRSADIVTALPEGELSADEVAEIALGLRLRSYVFDRYKTKSRDKDQSEPKAVTLRVADPAAVKKALKAREAIANGVELARDLVNEPPNVLFPEEFAERAGKLEKLGVEVEILDEKELKKIGMRALLGVGQGSHRESRVVVMRWNGGAKGDKPVAFVGKGVTFDTGGISIKPAGGMEDMKGDMAGAACVTGLMQALAARKAKVNAVGVIGLVENMPDGKAQRPGDIVTSLSGQTIEIINTDAEGRLVLADVLWYTQDRFKPVFMVNLATLTGAILVALAQENAGLFSNSDELAERLAAAGKATGETVWRMPLGAAYDKMIDSKFADMKNSAGRHGGSITAAQFLQRHVNDTPWAHLDIAGTGMGSPNSETNRSWGSGWGVRLLDRLVTDHYES; the protein is encoded by the coding sequence ATGTCGCAGCGCCTGAAGCTTGAGGTCAAAGCCCTGAACGCCATTGCTGGAGGGGATCTCGTCATCCTCGTCTCGGACAGGCTGGCGCCGCCCAAGGCGGCAGAGGATTGGATCGGTGCGGGCGCCCATGCCCTGATCGCGCGCGCGGCCGCAGCCGAGCGCTTCAAGGGCAAGGCGCTCTCCGGATCGACGCTGCTCGCGCCGGACGGTGCCGGCTACGAGCGCCTGATTCTGGTTGGAACTGGCCCGGCGGCCGATCGGGACAAGCTCGATTTCGCCGCGCTCGGCGGGGCCATCGCCGGCCGGCTCGGCCACGGCCGCAGCGCCGACATCGTTACGGCACTGCCCGAGGGCGAACTCTCCGCCGATGAGGTCGCCGAAATCGCGCTCGGCCTGCGACTGAGGAGCTACGTCTTCGATCGCTACAAGACCAAGAGCCGGGACAAGGACCAGTCCGAGCCCAAGGCCGTGACCCTGCGCGTCGCCGACCCGGCCGCGGTCAAGAAGGCGCTGAAGGCGCGCGAAGCCATCGCCAATGGCGTCGAGCTTGCTCGCGATCTCGTGAACGAGCCGCCGAACGTGCTCTTCCCCGAAGAGTTCGCCGAACGGGCCGGCAAGCTCGAGAAGCTTGGTGTCGAGGTCGAGATCCTCGACGAGAAGGAGCTGAAGAAGATCGGCATGCGGGCGCTGCTCGGCGTCGGCCAGGGTTCGCACCGCGAGAGCCGCGTCGTGGTGATGCGCTGGAACGGCGGCGCCAAGGGCGACAAGCCGGTCGCCTTCGTCGGCAAGGGTGTGACCTTCGACACCGGCGGCATCTCGATCAAGCCGGCCGGCGGCATGGAGGACATGAAGGGTGACATGGCTGGCGCTGCCTGTGTCACCGGCCTGATGCAGGCGCTTGCCGCCCGCAAGGCGAAGGTCAACGCCGTCGGCGTGATCGGCCTGGTCGAGAACATGCCGGACGGCAAGGCCCAGCGGCCGGGCGACATCGTCACCTCGCTATCGGGCCAGACCATCGAGATCATCAATACCGACGCCGAAGGCCGGCTCGTCCTCGCCGATGTGCTCTGGTACACGCAGGACCGCTTCAAGCCGGTTTTCATGGTCAATCTGGCGACCTTGACCGGCGCGATCCTGGTCGCGCTGGCGCAGGAGAATGCCGGGCTGTTTTCCAACAGCGACGAGCTGGCGGAACGGCTCGCAGCCGCCGGAAAGGCGACCGGCGAGACGGTGTGGCGCATGCCGCTCGGCGCGGCCTACGACAAGATGATCGATTCCAAGTTCGCCGACATGAAGAACTCGGCCGGCCGCCATGGCGGCTCGATCACCGCCGCGCAGTTCCTGCAGCGGCATGTCAACGACACGCCATGGGCGCATCTCGACATCGCCGGTACCGGCATGGGCTCGCCGAACAGCGAGACCAATCGGTCCTGGGGTTCCGGCTGGGGCGTGCGCCTGCTCGACCGGCTGGTGACGGATCACTACGAGAGCTGA
- a CDS encoding DNA polymerase III subunit chi, with protein MAEVLFYHLQGRPLEQVLPTLLERSLARGWKAVVEVSSRERLAALDDKLWTYADESFLPHAAASEPDAAANPIVLTTASDNPNGAQVRFCVDGVRIPDALDAYERVILMFDGDDPDALASAREDWKKLRTLGVAATYWQQDETGRWEKKA; from the coding sequence ATGGCCGAAGTCCTGTTCTACCATCTGCAGGGACGTCCGCTCGAGCAGGTCCTTCCGACCCTGCTTGAGCGCTCGCTCGCCCGGGGTTGGAAGGCGGTGGTGGAGGTGTCGAGCCGCGAGCGCCTGGCCGCGCTCGACGATAAGCTCTGGACCTATGCGGACGAATCCTTCCTGCCGCATGCGGCGGCATCCGAGCCGGACGCCGCCGCCAATCCGATCGTGCTCACCACGGCCAGCGACAACCCGAACGGCGCCCAAGTTCGCTTCTGTGTTGACGGCGTTCGCATTCCGGACGCATTGGACGCTTACGAGCGCGTCATCCTGATGTTCGATGGCGACGATCCCGATGCGCTCGCCTCGGCACGCGAAGATTGGAAAAAACTGCGGACGCTCGGCGTCGCCGCCACCTATTGGCAGCAGGACGAGACCGGCCGCTGGGAGAAAAAAGCGTGA
- the lptF gene encoding LPS export ABC transporter permease LptF, translated as MRFGLLDRYILKIAAGAAVILLVGLTSVIWVTQALREVDLITGKGQTLVIFFTVTLLSLPALIAGIAPVALFMATLYTLNKLNSDSELIVMNAAGVPPRRLTRPFIVLTLITSALVGWMSLGVMPAGFRALRDLITLIRADFVANVIKEGQFVSLDSGVTFHYREKQGQALLGIFMQDRRDPNQPAVYIAERGQSAEADGNSFLMLEKGTIQRESRNQNSSSIISFERYALNLSALTGDSDGPAGGSGDGDKVIYKPRERTTWALLMQNPNEPYYKIQEGRFRAELHNRLSAPLYPIAFMLVAFAILGEARTTRQGRAAAIQIAILLVGAIRIGAYAAWTASVRSPLAAALLYILPIGTILLSAFAIGFGSRTRVLIDQLTEPLIAPFIALAARFRRA; from the coding sequence GTGCGTTTCGGACTTCTCGACCGCTATATCCTGAAGATCGCCGCCGGTGCGGCGGTGATTCTGCTCGTCGGTCTCACAAGCGTGATCTGGGTCACGCAGGCGCTGCGCGAGGTCGACCTCATCACCGGCAAGGGCCAGACGCTGGTGATCTTCTTCACCGTGACCCTGCTCTCGCTGCCGGCGCTGATCGCAGGCATCGCGCCGGTCGCCTTGTTCATGGCGACGCTCTACACGCTCAACAAGCTCAACAGCGATTCCGAGCTGATCGTGATGAACGCTGCGGGTGTGCCCCCGCGCCGGCTGACGCGACCCTTCATCGTGCTGACCCTGATAACCTCCGCGCTGGTCGGCTGGATGTCGCTCGGGGTGATGCCGGCGGGCTTCCGGGCGCTACGCGACCTCATTACGCTGATCCGCGCCGACTTCGTCGCCAACGTGATCAAGGAAGGCCAGTTCGTCTCGCTCGATTCCGGCGTCACCTTCCACTATCGCGAGAAGCAGGGGCAGGCTCTGCTCGGCATCTTCATGCAGGACCGGCGCGACCCCAACCAGCCCGCAGTCTACATCGCCGAGCGAGGCCAATCGGCCGAGGCCGATGGCAATAGCTTCCTGATGCTGGAGAAGGGCACGATCCAGCGCGAGAGCCGCAACCAGAACTCAAGCTCGATCATCTCGTTCGAGCGTTATGCACTCAATCTCTCCGCGCTGACGGGCGATTCCGACGGCCCCGCCGGCGGCAGCGGTGACGGCGACAAGGTCATCTACAAGCCGCGCGAGCGCACCACCTGGGCGCTGCTGATGCAGAATCCGAACGAGCCCTATTACAAGATCCAGGAGGGCCGCTTCCGGGCCGAATTGCACAACCGCCTCTCGGCGCCGCTTTACCCGATCGCCTTCATGCTGGTCGCCTTCGCCATCCTCGGCGAGGCGCGCACCACCCGCCAGGGCCGCGCCGCCGCGATCCAGATCGCCATCCTTCTGGTCGGCGCCATCAGGATCGGCGCCTATGCCGCCTGGACCGCCAGCGTGCGCTCGCCCCTCGCGGCCGCCCTGCTCTACATCCTGCCGATCGGAACGATCCTCCTGTCCGCTTTCGCCATCGGCTTCGGCTCACGAACGCGTGTTCTCATCGACCAGCTGACGGAGCCGCTGATCGCGCCCTTCATTGCCCTCGCAGCACGTTTCCGGCGCGCCTGA
- a CDS encoding nuclear transport factor 2 family protein, protein MLVSLARWSRIALMALAVAFVTPAAAQPAATADTAANKALVLGFWRNVFDAQDWAKAKDYLSEDYIQHNPNVASGLKGFTDYFSKLWPAPKLAGSVVETQFAAVLAEGDLVQLMMRRPRPEPADATKTYDSYWFDLFRVKDGKIVEHWDSALKPAK, encoded by the coding sequence ATGCTCGTATCGCTCGCCCGCTGGAGCCGCATCGCCCTCATGGCGCTTGCGGTCGCATTCGTCACGCCAGCCGCCGCGCAGCCGGCTGCAACTGCGGATACGGCGGCGAATAAGGCGCTCGTGCTGGGGTTCTGGCGCAACGTCTTCGACGCGCAGGACTGGGCCAAGGCCAAGGACTACCTGTCTGAGGACTATATCCAGCACAATCCCAATGTCGCGAGCGGACTGAAGGGGTTCACCGACTATTTTTCCAAGCTGTGGCCGGCGCCGAAGCTGGCTGGGAGCGTGGTCGAGACGCAGTTCGCCGCCGTTCTGGCTGAAGGTGATCTCGTCCAGCTGATGATGCGCCGCCCGCGCCCCGAACCGGCCGACGCGACCAAGACCTATGACAGCTATTGGTTCGACCTCTTCCGCGTCAAAGACGGCAAGATCGTCGAGCATTGGGATTCGGCGCTGAAACCCGCCAAATGA